A window from Bosea sp. ANAM02 encodes these proteins:
- a CDS encoding iron-containing alcohol dehydrogenase produces MPITANWSYPTAVKLGAGRIRELADHCKALGMKRPLLVTDRGLASMAITANALDILEAGGLGRAIFADVDPNPNERNLDAGVRAFKAGGHDGVVAFGGGSGLDLGKCVAFMAGQTRPVWDFADIGDWWTRASIEGIAPIVAVPTTAGTGSEVGRASVITNSQTQTKKIIFHPKFLPGVTICDPELTVGMPRAITAGTGMDAFAHCLEAYSSPFFHPMSQGIALEGMRLVKTYLPRAYADGGDIEARTQMMAAAAMGAVAFQKGLGAIHSLSHPVGAVYHTHHGTTNAVVMPPVLRFNRPAIEEKIAAAAAYLGIAGGFDGFYDFVLKLRSDLGIPDKLGALGVGTDRIDELAEAAVEDPSTGGNPVELTVDAARKLLIESI; encoded by the coding sequence ATGCCGATCACCGCGAACTGGAGCTATCCGACCGCCGTCAAGCTGGGTGCGGGGCGGATCAGGGAACTGGCCGACCACTGCAAGGCGCTCGGCATGAAGCGGCCGCTGCTGGTCACCGATCGCGGGCTGGCGAGCATGGCGATCACCGCCAACGCGCTCGACATCCTCGAGGCCGGCGGGCTCGGCCGGGCGATCTTCGCCGATGTCGACCCGAACCCGAACGAACGCAATCTCGATGCCGGCGTCCGAGCCTTCAAGGCGGGCGGGCATGACGGCGTCGTCGCCTTCGGCGGCGGCTCCGGTCTCGACCTCGGCAAATGCGTGGCCTTCATGGCCGGCCAGACCCGGCCCGTCTGGGATTTCGCGGATATCGGCGACTGGTGGACGCGCGCCTCGATCGAGGGCATAGCGCCGATCGTCGCGGTGCCGACCACGGCGGGAACCGGCTCCGAGGTCGGGCGCGCCTCGGTCATCACCAATTCGCAGACCCAGACCAAGAAGATCATCTTCCACCCGAAATTCCTGCCGGGCGTGACGATCTGCGACCCCGAGCTGACCGTCGGCATGCCCAGGGCGATCACGGCGGGCACCGGAATGGACGCCTTCGCGCATTGCCTGGAAGCCTACTCCTCGCCCTTCTTCCACCCGATGAGCCAGGGCATCGCGCTGGAAGGCATGCGACTGGTGAAGACCTACCTGCCGCGCGCCTATGCCGATGGCGGGGATATCGAGGCCCGCACGCAGATGATGGCGGCCGCCGCGATGGGCGCCGTCGCCTTCCAGAAGGGGCTGGGCGCGATCCATTCGCTCTCCCATCCGGTCGGCGCGGTCTACCACACCCATCATGGCACCACGAATGCGGTCGTGATGCCGCCGGTGCTGCGCTTCAACCGCCCGGCGATCGAGGAGAAGATCGCGGCTGCCGCCGCCTATCTCGGCATCGCCGGGGGCTTCGACGGCTTCTACGATTTCGTGCTGAAGCTGCGCTCCGATCTCGGCATTCCCGACAAGCTCGGCGCGCTCGGCGTCGGAACCGACCGGATCGACGAACTGGCGGAGGCCGCCGTGGAAGACCCCTCGACCGGCGGCAACCCGGTGGAACTCACGGTCGACGCGGCGCGCAAGCTGCTGATCGAGTCGATCTGA
- a CDS encoding CDP-alcohol phosphatidyltransferase family protein, with protein sequence MAHDENRRPLASRDSGWARTIARKLCAASVTPNQISKASMAMAAVAGIAFWQAGATTGGSRVALLFVAALFCQFRLLCNLFDGMVAIEGGKQAPDGPFWNEFPDRVADILILVGAGYGVGQPALGWAAAAFAVLTAYTRELGRNCGLPADFSGPMAKQHRMAVITAAAVLSLAEPLWSGHNQVLVGALWLIAVGAAITAIRRAANIVRKLRAGS encoded by the coding sequence ATGGCGCATGACGAGAACCGCCGCCCGCTCGCCAGCCGCGATTCCGGCTGGGCCCGCACGATCGCCCGCAAGCTGTGCGCGGCTTCCGTGACGCCGAACCAGATCTCCAAGGCGAGCATGGCGATGGCGGCCGTCGCCGGCATCGCCTTCTGGCAGGCGGGCGCGACCACGGGCGGTTCTCGCGTTGCCTTGCTGTTCGTTGCCGCGCTGTTCTGCCAGTTCCGATTGCTCTGCAATCTGTTCGACGGGATGGTCGCGATCGAGGGCGGCAAGCAGGCGCCAGACGGGCCGTTCTGGAACGAATTCCCCGACCGCGTCGCCGATATCCTGATCCTCGTCGGTGCCGGCTATGGCGTGGGGCAGCCGGCGCTGGGCTGGGCAGCGGCGGCTTTCGCGGTGCTGACCGCCTATACCCGCGAGCTCGGTCGCAATTGCGGTCTGCCCGCCGATTTCTCCGGGCCGATGGCCAAGCAGCACCGCATGGCGGTGATCACGGCGGCTGCCGTGCTATCATTGGCGGAGCCGCTCTGGAGTGGCCACAACCAGGTTCTCGTCGGCGCGCTCTGGCTCATCGCTGTCGGCGCCGCAATCACCGCGATCCGGCGCGCCGCGAACATCGTCCGCAAGCTGCGCGCCGGTTCATAA
- a CDS encoding phosphatidate cytidylyltransferase codes for MTMPHPDLVAVLAGILGVLVLASAIGFVLQRKLSPDGSNAVVENLNDRIRAWWVMVVLMGLALIGGKTGVTLLFGFCSFAALREFITLTDTRRADHWALAAAFFVVLPVQYYLIWIEWYGLYSIFIPVYAFLLMPIIAATRGDTDHFLIRIAEVQWALMICVFATSHVPALLSLDIAGYEGRNVLLIAFLVIVVQISDVLQYVWGKLLGRTKIAPKLSPSKTVEGFVGGALSATAVGAGLSWMTPFTPLQAAFLALVIVLMGFFGGLVMSAIKRDRGVKDWGNLIAGHGGFIDRLDSVVFSAPIFFHLVRYGWSAV; via the coding sequence ATGACGATGCCGCATCCCGATCTGGTGGCCGTGCTCGCCGGCATCCTCGGCGTCCTCGTCCTCGCCTCGGCCATCGGCTTCGTGCTGCAGCGCAAGCTCTCGCCCGACGGCTCGAACGCCGTGGTCGAGAACCTGAACGACCGCATCCGGGCCTGGTGGGTCATGGTCGTGCTGATGGGGCTTGCCCTCATCGGCGGCAAGACCGGCGTCACCCTGCTCTTCGGCTTCTGTTCCTTCGCGGCGCTGCGCGAGTTCATCACGCTGACCGATACGCGCCGGGCCGATCACTGGGCGCTGGCCGCTGCCTTCTTCGTCGTGCTGCCGGTGCAGTATTACCTGATCTGGATCGAGTGGTATGGGCTCTATTCGATCTTCATCCCGGTCTACGCCTTCCTGCTGATGCCGATCATCGCGGCGACGCGCGGCGATACCGACCATTTCCTGATCCGCATCGCGGAAGTGCAATGGGCGCTGATGATCTGCGTCTTCGCGACCTCGCATGTGCCGGCGCTGCTCAGCCTCGATATCGCCGGCTATGAGGGTCGCAACGTCCTGCTGATCGCCTTCCTTGTCATCGTCGTGCAGATCAGCGACGTCCTGCAATATGTCTGGGGCAAGCTTCTCGGCCGCACCAAGATCGCGCCGAAGCTATCGCCCTCGAAGACGGTCGAAGGCTTCGTCGGCGGTGCATTGAGCGCCACCGCCGTCGGCGCAGGTCTGTCCTGGATGACGCCGTTCACACCCCTGCAAGCCGCTTTTCTCGCGCTGGTCATCGTCCTGATGGGCTTCTTCGGCGGGCTCGTCATGTCGGCGATCAAGCGCGATCGCGGTGTCAAGGACTGGGGCAACCTGATCGCCGGCCATGGCGGCTTCATCGACCGGCTCGACTCGGTCGTATTCTCGGCGCCGATCTTCTTCCATCTCGTCCGCTACGGCTGGTCGGCCGTATGA
- a CDS encoding lysophospholipid acyltransferase family protein — protein MRRVAAGLAGALILFLARFVTAVRGRWAGVEPTDEQRIYFANHASHGDFVLIWTVLPRRMRFSTRPVAGSDYWLKSGPRRFIGRDVFDAVLIDRDRDSRTSDPVTQMTEALDAGSSLIVFPEGTRNMTETRLLPFKSGLFHLAQARPDVALVPTWIDNLNRVMPKGEFVPIPLICTVTFGAPLRLADGEAKPDFLARAEAALLALSPKANAS, from the coding sequence ATGCGTAGGGTAGCGGCAGGTCTGGCGGGCGCGCTGATCCTCTTCCTCGCCCGCTTCGTCACGGCCGTCCGCGGCCGCTGGGCGGGCGTCGAGCCCACGGACGAGCAGCGCATCTACTTCGCCAACCATGCCAGCCATGGCGATTTCGTCCTGATCTGGACCGTGCTGCCGCGGCGCATGCGCTTTTCGACCCGCCCCGTCGCCGGCAGCGATTACTGGCTGAAGAGCGGGCCGCGCCGCTTCATCGGCCGCGACGTCTTCGACGCCGTCCTGATCGACCGCGATCGCGACAGCCGCACCAGCGACCCGGTCACCCAGATGACCGAGGCGCTCGATGCCGGCTCCTCGCTGATCGTGTTCCCCGAGGGCACGCGCAACATGACCGAGACACGGCTGCTGCCGTTCAAGAGCGGCCTGTTCCATCTGGCGCAGGCGCGGCCGGACGTGGCCCTCGTGCCGACCTGGATCGACAATCTCAACCGCGTCATGCCCAAGGGCGAATTCGTGCCGATCCCACTGATCTGCACCGTCACCTTCGGCGCACCGCTGCGTCTTGCCGATGGCGAGGCGAAGCCGGATTTCCTGGCGAGGGCCGAGGCCGCCTTGCTCGCCCTGTCCCCGAAGGCGAACGCGTCATGA
- a CDS encoding ABC transporter ATP-binding protein: MAITASGIAVSLGGKPILHDVDAQVRPGELLGLIGPNGAGKTTLLRVLAALLEPERGSVDYDGASARALGRAALARRVAFLAQGGEAPAALAVEALVGLGRLPHRRPFAEAGDTDRDAVARALTLCDVAGFAGRAVGTLSGGERRRVLLARALAVEAPYLLADEPLAGLDPQHQLDTLQLLRRISAGGTGVVVVLHDLTLAARFCDRLLLLDHGRRIADGAPAEVLDDDRLAQVFGIQALHGFHADEPFLLPWQVLNNENAP; this comes from the coding sequence ATGGCGATCACGGCTTCCGGAATCGCGGTCTCGCTCGGCGGCAAGCCGATCCTGCACGATGTCGATGCCCAGGTCCGGCCGGGTGAGCTGCTCGGCCTGATCGGCCCCAATGGCGCCGGCAAGACGACCCTGTTGCGCGTGCTGGCGGCTCTGCTTGAGCCGGAGCGTGGCAGCGTCGATTATGACGGCGCCTCGGCGCGCGCGCTGGGGCGGGCTGCATTGGCGCGCCGCGTCGCTTTTCTCGCGCAGGGCGGAGAGGCGCCTGCGGCGCTCGCGGTCGAGGCGCTGGTCGGGCTCGGCCGGCTGCCGCATCGCCGCCCCTTCGCGGAGGCCGGCGACACCGACCGCGACGCGGTCGCGCGGGCTCTGACGCTCTGCGACGTGGCGGGCTTCGCCGGGCGTGCGGTCGGGACGCTTTCGGGCGGCGAGCGTCGTCGTGTCCTGCTGGCGCGGGCGCTGGCGGTGGAAGCGCCTTACCTCCTCGCCGATGAACCCTTGGCCGGTCTCGACCCGCAGCATCAGCTCGACACCTTGCAACTCCTGCGTCGGATCAGCGCTGGCGGCACCGGCGTGGTCGTCGTGCTGCACGATCTCACGCTCGCCGCCCGCTTCTGCGACCGGCTGCTGCTGCTCGATCACGGCCGGCGGATCGCCGACGGCGCGCCGGCCGAAGTCCTCGACGATGACAGGCTCGCGCAGGTCTTCGGCATCCAGGCCCTGCACGGCTTCCACGCCGATGAGCCCTTTCTCCTGCCCTGGCAGGTGCTCAACAATGAAAATGCGCCTTGA
- a CDS encoding iron ABC transporter permease: MRSEASSDVRPVVLLGLLALATLAMTAISMAVGYAPLALGQAVSDLLAGQKSLPALVLYELRLPRALLGALVGFSLGMAGAAMQGLLRNPLAEPGVIGISSAAAFGAVLAFYSGLSASLALALPLGGIAGALLATSILFILLGRGASTTTLILAGVALNSFAGAATALALNLAPNPYAALEIVFWLMGSLADRSMSHVALALPLMLLGWILLASTAPALDALSLGEDTAASLGFDLGGLRARVIGGAALAVGSAVAVTGAIGFVGLVVPHLLRPLVGHRPGRLLVASGFGGAMLVLAADIGVRLMPLRPELKLGVVTALIGAPFLFALVQRLRREAL; the protein is encoded by the coding sequence ATGAGGTCGGAGGCTTCATCCGACGTCAGGCCGGTGGTGCTGCTGGGATTGCTTGCCCTCGCCACTCTGGCGATGACCGCGATCTCCATGGCTGTCGGCTATGCGCCGCTGGCGCTGGGCCAGGCGGTGTCGGACCTCCTCGCGGGGCAAAAGAGCCTGCCGGCACTGGTGCTCTACGAACTGCGCCTGCCGCGCGCCCTGCTCGGCGCGCTCGTCGGCTTCAGCCTCGGCATGGCCGGCGCGGCGATGCAGGGGCTGCTGCGCAACCCGCTGGCCGAGCCGGGCGTTATCGGCATCTCCAGCGCGGCCGCCTTCGGTGCCGTCCTCGCCTTCTATAGCGGGCTCTCGGCCAGCCTCGCGCTCGCCCTGCCGCTCGGCGGCATCGCGGGTGCGCTGCTGGCGACCTCGATCCTCTTCATCCTGCTTGGACGCGGCGCGAGCACGACCACGCTGATCCTTGCCGGCGTGGCGCTCAACAGCTTCGCGGGCGCGGCGACCGCGCTCGCCTTGAACCTAGCGCCCAACCCCTACGCGGCGCTGGAGATCGTGTTCTGGCTGATGGGCTCGCTGGCCGACCGGAGCATGAGCCACGTCGCGCTGGCCCTGCCGCTGATGCTGCTCGGCTGGATCCTGCTCGCCTCGACGGCGCCTGCCCTCGATGCGCTCAGCCTCGGCGAGGACACGGCGGCGAGCCTCGGCTTCGACCTCGGCGGGCTGCGCGCGCGCGTGATCGGCGGGGCGGCTCTCGCCGTCGGCAGCGCGGTCGCGGTCACAGGCGCGATCGGCTTCGTCGGACTGGTCGTGCCGCATCTGCTGCGCCCGCTGGTCGGTCATCGGCCGGGGCGGTTGCTGGTCGCCTCCGGCTTCGGCGGCGCCATGCTCGTGCTCGCGGCCGATATCGGCGTCCGGCTCATGCCGCTCCGGCCGGAACTGAAGCTCGGCGTCGTCACCGCGCTGATCGGCGCGCCCTTCCTGTTCGCGCTGGTCCAGCGCCTGCGTCGGGAGGCCTTGTGA
- a CDS encoding ABC transporter substrate-binding protein translates to MSFARLQRRLRGAYLITVALSGAAVSVTSATERPARIVSLNMCTDELVLRLADPARIASVTWLSQDPRNANIAEAARLIPANHGLAEEVLGFKPDLVVAGAYTTRATVSLLRRVGITVKEFGVPRNLAEMKAQIAKMAEVLGEPERGQALLAGIERRLQALAARRVERPLRAIVLRPSGFTVGRGSLVDEILARAGLVNIAAELGVESYGQIALETVALGRADILILNETPDGPPSLAHEVLHHPVIERLGDRLKLVALPSRFWTCAGPSVLDAIELLVRAVEEKS, encoded by the coding sequence ATGAGCTTTGCCCGGCTCCAGCGGCGCCTGCGTGGCGCTTACCTGATCACCGTCGCGCTTTCGGGCGCTGCGGTATCGGTCACGTCCGCCACGGAGCGGCCGGCGCGCATCGTCTCGCTCAACATGTGCACGGACGAGCTCGTGCTGCGCCTGGCCGATCCCGCACGCATCGCCTCGGTGACATGGCTGTCGCAGGATCCGCGCAACGCCAACATCGCCGAGGCCGCACGCCTGATTCCGGCCAATCACGGCCTGGCCGAGGAGGTACTGGGCTTCAAACCCGATCTCGTCGTCGCCGGCGCCTATACGACGCGCGCCACCGTTTCCCTGCTCCGGCGCGTCGGCATCACGGTCAAGGAATTCGGCGTTCCTCGCAACCTCGCGGAGATGAAGGCGCAGATCGCGAAGATGGCGGAGGTTCTCGGCGAGCCCGAGCGCGGGCAAGCGTTGCTCGCCGGGATCGAGCGGCGACTGCAGGCGCTCGCCGCGCGTCGCGTCGAGCGGCCACTCCGGGCGATCGTCTTGCGTCCGAGCGGCTTCACGGTCGGGCGGGGCTCGCTCGTCGACGAGATTCTGGCCCGCGCTGGCCTCGTCAACATCGCCGCCGAGCTCGGTGTCGAGAGCTATGGCCAGATCGCGCTTGAAACTGTGGCGCTCGGCCGTGCCGATATCCTGATCCTGAACGAGACGCCGGACGGGCCGCCGTCGCTGGCGCATGAGGTCCTGCACCATCCGGTGATCGAGCGGCTAGGGGACCGCCTGAAGCTCGTCGCCTTGCCGTCGCGGTTCTGGACCTGCGCCGGCCCGAGCGTGCTCGACGCGATCGAATTGCTGGTGCGTGCCGTGGAGGAGAAGTCATGA
- a CDS encoding TonB-dependent receptor gives MNVFLPAAGCGRLLLSASCFAILAAVAPAVAQNAPATVALDEIIVSATGTPTPAREIASAVTVITTRDIEQQQRRTLPQALATVPGLNIVQTGGPGGLTSVFMRGTNSNHVKVLIDGIEANDPSAPNRSFDFGSMLTEDIERIEVLRGPQSGLYGANALGGIISVTTKRGEGPPKMTARVEAGSHGTFSQSAGFSGGDDRFNYAFNAAHFRADGTEVTPPNLVPPGRRINPNIFDNYSYSGRLGFALTDTLTLNWVGRYQDGQLRYTGDTGFPSRPSPYRSLQNYAQAFTRGEVVWDPLAGRFVNTFGLSYSRQDRGTRTASAATGLLGLSNQSLGERIKFDWRGNLEIAKGHNLMMGLQYERERLDTTNLIASNGNKAAWLEYQGNLQDRYFLAANIRHDHDDSYGGHTTYRVAPAVIIPGTDTKLKASYGTGFKAPTLSELFIDYRPGFNFFGNPNLKPEESRGWDIGFEQPLFDKRLQLGATWFQNDIENLIVTNTRRDSYANIGKAKTKGVEAFAALEILPQFRIRADYTFTLAKDEIARQELLRRPRHEASATATWAPTDRLSLSATLVYVGSWVDGNRDFSVPRMRAKGATLVNLAAEYKATDRVTVFGRVDNLFDKRWENPVGFLVPGLGIFGGIKVAIGG, from the coding sequence GTGAACGTCTTCCTCCCGGCCGCCGGATGCGGCCGCCTGCTGCTGTCCGCCTCCTGTTTCGCCATCCTGGCTGCCGTTGCCCCGGCTGTCGCCCAGAATGCACCCGCTACCGTGGCGCTCGACGAAATCATCGTCAGCGCCACGGGCACGCCGACCCCGGCGCGCGAGATCGCGAGCGCCGTCACCGTGATCACCACCAGGGATATCGAGCAGCAGCAGCGCCGCACCTTGCCGCAGGCGCTCGCCACCGTGCCCGGTCTCAACATCGTCCAGACCGGCGGTCCAGGCGGCCTGACCTCGGTCTTCATGCGCGGCACCAACTCCAACCACGTCAAGGTGCTGATCGACGGCATCGAGGCCAACGACCCCTCGGCACCGAACCGCTCCTTCGATTTCGGCTCGATGCTGACCGAGGATATCGAGCGCATCGAGGTGTTGCGCGGCCCGCAGAGCGGCCTCTACGGCGCCAACGCGCTGGGCGGCATCATTTCGGTGACCACGAAGCGCGGCGAAGGGCCGCCGAAGATGACCGCGCGCGTCGAGGCCGGCTCGCACGGCACCTTCAGCCAGTCCGCCGGCTTCAGCGGCGGCGACGATCGCTTCAACTACGCCTTCAACGCCGCGCATTTCCGCGCCGACGGAACCGAGGTGACGCCGCCGAACCTCGTGCCGCCCGGCCGCCGGATCAATCCGAACATCTTCGACAATTACAGCTATTCCGGCCGCCTCGGCTTCGCGCTCACCGACACGCTGACGCTGAACTGGGTCGGCCGCTATCAGGACGGCCAGCTCCGCTATACCGGCGATACCGGCTTCCCGAGCCGGCCCTCGCCCTATCGCTCCCTGCAGAACTACGCGCAGGCCTTCACCCGCGGCGAGGTGGTCTGGGATCCGCTCGCCGGCCGCTTCGTCAACACCTTCGGCCTGTCGTATTCGCGGCAGGACAGGGGAACGCGCACGGCGTCTGCGGCAACCGGCCTGCTCGGCCTGTCCAACCAGAGCCTCGGCGAGCGCATCAAGTTCGACTGGCGCGGCAATCTGGAGATCGCGAAGGGCCACAACCTGATGATGGGCCTGCAATACGAGCGCGAGCGGCTGGACACGACGAACCTCATCGCCTCGAACGGCAACAAGGCGGCCTGGCTCGAATATCAGGGCAATCTCCAGGATCGCTATTTCCTGGCGGCCAATATCCGCCACGATCATGACGACAGCTATGGCGGGCACACGACCTACCGCGTCGCGCCGGCCGTGATCATCCCCGGCACGGACACAAAGTTGAAGGCGAGCTACGGCACCGGCTTCAAGGCGCCGACGCTGAGCGAGCTGTTCATCGACTACCGCCCCGGTTTCAACTTCTTCGGCAATCCCAACCTCAAGCCGGAGGAGAGCCGCGGCTGGGATATCGGCTTCGAGCAGCCGCTCTTCGACAAGCGCCTGCAACTCGGCGCGACCTGGTTCCAGAACGACATCGAGAACCTGATCGTCACCAATACCCGGCGCGATTCCTACGCCAATATCGGCAAGGCGAAGACGAAGGGCGTCGAGGCCTTCGCCGCGCTCGAGATCTTGCCGCAGTTCCGCATCCGCGCCGACTACACCTTCACCCTCGCGAAGGATGAGATCGCCCGGCAGGAATTGCTGCGCCGGCCGCGCCACGAGGCGAGCGCGACCGCAACCTGGGCGCCCACCGACAGGCTCAGCCTCTCGGCGACGCTGGTCTATGTCGGGTCCTGGGTCGACGGCAATCGCGACTTCTCGGTCCCGCGCATGCGGGCGAAGGGCGCGACGCTGGTCAATCTCGCCGCCGAGTACAAGGCGACCGACAGGGTGACGGTGTTCGGACGGGTCGATAACCTCTTCGACAAGCGCTGGGAGAATCCGGTCGGCTTCCTCGTGCCGGGCCTCGGCATCTTCGGCGGCATCAAGGTGGCCATCGGCGGATGA